In Mercurialis annua linkage group LG5, ddMerAnnu1.2, whole genome shotgun sequence, a single genomic region encodes these proteins:
- the LOC126683434 gene encoding proteasome subunit alpha type-4, whose amino-acid sequence MSRRYDSRTTIFSPEGRLYQVEYAMEAIGNAGSAIGVLSKDGVVLVGEKKVTSKLLQTSTSTEKMYKIDDHVACAVAGIMSDANILINTARVQAQRYTFAYQEPMPVEQLVQSLCDTKQGYTQFGGLRPFGVSFLFAGWDKNFGFQLYMSDPSGNYGGWKAAAVGANNQAAQSMLKQDYKDDITREEAVQLALKVLSKTMDSTSLTSDKLELAEVYLTPSGKVKYEACSPENLSKLLVKFGVTQPAAEV is encoded by the coding sequence ATGTCTCGGAGATATGATAGCCGCACGACGATCTTCTCCCCAGAAGGTCGTCTATACCAAGTCGAGTACGCAATGGAGGCGATTGGAAATGCAGGTTCCGCAATCGGGGTATTGTCGAAAGATGGGGTTGTTTTAGTTGGTGAAAAGAAGGTTACTTCCAAACTCCTTCAAACTTCCACATCAACTGAGAAGATGTACAAGATTGATGATCATGTAGCGTGCGCTGTGGCCGGCATTATGTCGGATGCTAACATTCTTATCAACACGGCCAGAGTTCAAGCCCAGCGCTATACTTTTGCGTACCAAGAACCAATGCCTGTTGAACAGCTTGTGCAATCTCTTTGTGATACCAAGCAAGGTTACACACAGTTTGGCGGGCTTCGTCCCTTTGGTGTTTCGTTTCTGTTTGCTGGCTGGGACAAGAATTTTGGGTTCCAGCTGTACATGAGTGATCCAAGCGGAAACTATGGTGGTTGGAAGGCTGCAGCTGTTGGAGCCAACAACCAGGCAGCACAATCAATGTTGAAGCAGGACTACAAGGATGATATCACGAGGGAAGAGGCGGTTCAGCTGGCTCTAAAGGTGCTCAGTAAGACAATGGACAGTACAAGTCTTACTTCCGATAAGCTTGAATTGGCCGAGGTCTACCTCACGCCCTCTGGAAAAGTGAAGTACGAGGCTTGCTCACCCGAGAACCTAAGCAAGTTATTAGTGAAGTTTGGAGTGACCCAACCTGCGGCTGAGGTGTAA
- the LOC126682672 gene encoding DNA polymerase eta isoform X1, with product MPVARPESSDSRIIAHVDMDCFYVQVEQRKRPELRGLPSAVVQYNEWKGGGLIAVSYEARKFGVKRSMRGDEAKEVCPQIQLVQVPVARGKADLNDYRNAGSEVVSILARKGRCERASIDEVYLDLTDSAEAMLKETPPHSLDTIDEEVLKSHILGLKNENGNDAKENVREWIRRSDADYRDKMLACGAIIVAELRMQVLEESEFTCSAGIAHNKMLAKLASGMNKPAQQTVVPFVSVKELLDPLPIKKMKQLGGKLGSSLQCDLGVNTVGDLLQFSEEKLQDRYGINTGTWLWNIARGINGEEVQGRLLPKSHGSGKSFPGPRALKTVGSVQHWLDQLCEELSERLSSDLEQNKRMAHTLTLHASAYKCGDSDSHKKFPSKSCPLRYGISKIQEDAFNLCQAGLREYLGVHGNKIQGSQNGWGITGLSVSASKIVDLPSGTCSIMKYFHGQSCQSPLKQTPDNFIQDPPPSSPSGRESSALQQDAPPSSPSGRGSSALQLQYTVPYEDKPKQENTVSEDQNSSCSSPNGAKDAFRHETSLPLSSVTESCLEPTRSNSEGCISRKDPRIITPSFIHKEQKRKTLSNKGTILNFFKNCNSSCSSLEMENLDLVQGSEAPPVELRKESLLAGCTNDGRQSSSQNIQRDSWNYNIDEIDPSVIDELPPEIRDEVQAWIRPQKRTNGVKRGSTIAHYFSRNKTT from the exons TTCGATGCGAGGTGATGAAGCAAAGGAAGTTTGTCCTCAGATTCAGCTTGTTCAAGTCCCTGTGGCACGTGGTAAAGCTGACCTAAATGACTATCGCAATGCTGGTTCCGAG GTGGTGTCTATTCTTGCAAGAAAGGGCCGATGTGAAAGGGCGTCAATTGATGAAGTTTATCTTGACCTTACCGATTCTGCTGAAGCTATGTTAAAAGAAACACCTCCTCATAGCTTGGATACAATAGACGAAGAAGTTCTGAAATCACATATTTTGGGCCTTAAGAATGAG AATGGAAATGATGCCAAAGAAAACGTGAGGGAGTGGATTCGTAGGAGTGATGCTGATTATCGAGACAAAATGTTAGCTTGTGGGGCTATCATAGTTGCAGAACTTAGGATGCAAGTTTTGGAGGAGTCTGAATTTACATGCTCTGCTGGTATTGCTCATAATAAG ATGTTGGCCAAACTTGCTAGTGGTATGAATAAACCTGCACAACAAACTGTTGTACCCTTCGTTTCTGTAAAAGAATTGCTTGATCCATTGCCAATCAAGAAAAT GAAACAGCTTGGAGGGAAACTGGGCTCTTCGCTTCAATGTGACTTGGGTGTGAATACTGTTGGAGATCTGCTGCAGTTTTCTGAGGAGAAGCTACAAGATCGTTATGGAATTAACACTGG TACATGGTTGTGGAACATTGCTAGAGGCATCAATGGGGAAGAAGTTCAGGGGCGCCTTCTCCCAAAAAGCCATGGTTCTGGGAAGTCATTCCCTGGTCCTCGGGCACTAAAGACGGTTGGTTCG GTTCAACACTGGCTAGATCAACTTTGTGAAGAGCTCAGTGAACGTCTGAGCTCTGATTTGGAGCAAAACAAGCGGATGGCGCACACCCTTACTCTGCATGCTAGTGCATATAAG TGTGGTGACTCAGATTCACATAAAAAGTTTCCTTCAAAATCTTGTCCATTGAGGTATGGGATTTCCAAGATTCAGGAAGATGCTTTCAACCTATGTCAAGCTGGATTACGTGAATATTTGGGTGTACATGGAAACAAGATTCAAGGAAGTCAAAATGGATGGGGAATAACAGGTCTTTCTGTTTCAGCCAGTAAAATTGTTGATCTACCCTCT GGAACATGTTCAATCATGAAATACTTTCATGGTCAATCATGTCAATCTCCATTGAAGCAAACACCAGATAACTTCATACAAGACCCTCCACCATCATCCCCCTCAG GTCGTGAAAGCTCTGCGCTGCAACAAGACGCTCCACCATCATCCCCCTCAG GTCGTGGAAGCTCTGCGCTACAACTTCAGTATACTGTTCCTTATGAGGATAAACCAAAACAGGAAAACACTGTGAGCGAAGATCAG AATTCATCTTGCTCTTCACCAAATGGAGCAAAAGATGCTTTCAGACATGAAACTTCACTGCCCTTGTCCTCAG TTACTGAAAGTTGCTTGGAACCCACCCGAAGTAATTCAGAAGGATGTATTTCTAGAAAGGATCCCAGGATTATAACACCTAGTTTCATACACAAAGAACAGAAAAGAAAAACTTTGAGTAACAAG GGAACaatcttgaattttttcaaaaactGTAATTCCTCCTGCTCTTCATTAGAAATGGAGAATCTCGACTTGGTTCAAG GTTCAGAAGCACCCCCAGTTGAGCTGAGAAAGGAGAGCCTCCTTGCAGGGTGCACAAATGATGGCAGGCAGAGTTCAAGTCAAAATATACAGAGGGATTCATGGAATTACAATATTGATGAGATTGACCCGTCGGTGATTGATGAGTTACCACCAGAAATTCGAGATGAGGTTCAAGCTTGGATTCGACCTCAGAAGCGGACTAATGGTGTTAAACGTGGTTCTACCATTGCCCATTATTTCTCTCGAAATAAAACTACATAA